In Subdoligranulum variabile, the genomic stretch CAGGGGGTGCCCGCGGTGGTCATGACCAGTTCTTTCATGCCGCAGGTGGCGGAAGTTTTTACCAGTGACAAAGCCATTGCTGCCCTGGAAAGCGGTAAGATCGTTGTCTTCGGCGGCGGGACCGGCAACCCGATCTTCTCGACAGATACGGCCTCGGCACTGCGTGCGCTGGAGATCGGCGCTGACGCTATGTTCAAGGCGACGATGGTGGATGGGGTATACGACAAGGATCCGCATAAATATTCCGATGCGGTGCGCTATGACACCCTGACTTTCACCCGGGTGCTGGATGAGCGCCTGGCGGTGATGGATTCCACTGCGGCAACGCTGTGCCGTGACAATGGTCTGCCCATCGTTGTCTTTGATCTGGGCGAGCCGGCCAACATTGCAAAAGCCGTGCAGGGCGAGCGTGTGGGAACCATCGTCAAAGAGTAAGAAAAATTCATAAAATGTGCCTATACTACTATAAAAACTAAGGAGAAATTGCCATGAGCAGCACGACCAAACCTTTTGAAGAAAAGATGAACGCCAGCGTGGACCATCTGGTCCGGGAGCTGGCTTCGATCCGCGCCGGCCGCGCCAACCCTGCGGTTCTCGACCGCGTCACGGTGGATTATTACGGCAGCCCCACGCCGATCAACCAGATCGCCGCTGTGTCCGTGGCGGAAGCACGGATCCTGACCATCACCCCCTGGGACCGCCAGATGCTCAAGCCCATCTCCAAGGCGATCCAGACCAGTGATATCGGCATCAATCCCATTGATGACGGTCAGGTGATTCGGCTGGTGTTCCCGGCCCCCACCGAGGAACGCCGCAAACAGCTGACCAAGGATGTTCAGAAACAGGGCGAGGAAGCCAAGGTCGCGGTGCGCAACGTCCGCCGCGATGCCATGGATAAGTTCAAGGCCATGAAGAAGGCCGGCGAACTGACCGAGGATGACCAGAAGAAACTGGAGGAAGAAACCCAGAAACTGACCGACAAGTACGTCAAGATGATTGACGAGACTTGTGCTGCCAAGAACAAGGAAATCATGGAAGTCTGATTGCATCGGAACTTCCTCATCGTCTGTGCGGGCATGCCGATGGGCACGCCCGCATAGGCTGTTATGAGTATTTGTATTATTCCATCCGTGAAAGGGAACCACCGTATGAAGACCCGCGTCATTACCGCCGTCGTCGGCCTGGCTTTGCTTGCTGTCGTACTGGCATTTTTCAACACCATCCTGTTTGATCTGGTGCTCACTGCCGTTTGCCTGATTGCCATTCATGAAGTATTTTCCGCCATGGGATTCGGCAAAAAGCAGTGGTATCTCTATGCTGTGGCTGTGCCGTACACGCTGCTGATCATGCTCACGACTACCCAGGCGGCCCGCATGCTGGTGCTGCCGGTCAGCTTTCTGGTGGTGCTGTTTTTCAATATCTGCCAGATTGCACAGGTGCAGAAACTGGATTTCGGCAAACTGGCAGGATACGTCTATTTTTCCGGGGTCATTATCTTCTGTTTTTACTCTCTCATTCACCTGAAACGGATGTTGCCTTTTGAAACATACCGCTACGACGCCGTATATTTTATTCTGTTGATTCTCTGCTTCGCCTGGGGCGGCGACACCGCCGCCTACTTTGCAGGGCGTGCCTTTGGCAAGCGCAAGCTGGCACCGATTGTCAGTCCCAACAAGACGGTGGAAGGTGCCATCGGGGGTGTTGTGGGCAGTATCATTGCCGGAATGCTGCTGACGGCGGCTTATACGCTGCTTTCTTCCGGATATAATGTGATCAGTATCCAGATGCGTCCCAAACATTACCTGGTGTTGCTCTTCATGGGAGCCATCGCCTCGGTGCTGGGTATTCTGGGAGATTTGTTTGCCTCGGCAGTCAAGCGTCAGTCGGGCATCAAGGACTACGGTACGATCTTCCCGGGACACGGCGGGATTCTGGACCGTTTTGACAGCGTGATGTTTATTGCCCCGTTTGTGGCGATTGTCGTGCGTTATTTCTTCTATGTACTGTAAAATAAAGGATGAAAAATCATGAGTAAGACCATCACTCTGCTGGGCTCCACCGGTTCCATCGGTACCCAGAGCCTGGATGTATGCCGCATGCACGGTTATTCGGTTTTTGGTCTGGCAGCGCATTCCCGCGTGGATAAACTGCTGGAGCAGATTCAAGAATTTCATCCGCGCTATGTCGTGGTTGTGGACCCGGACGCTTTCCGCAAACTGGAAGGAGAACTGGCCGGGCAGCCCGATGCACCGATACTGATGCAGGGGCCTGACGCATTGCGGGAGCTGGCCGCCATGGACGGCCCGGATGTGGTTCTCAACGCGGTGGTCGGCATTGCGGGTCTGGATGCCTCGCTGGCAACCATCGAGAGCGGTCATGATCTGGCGCTGGCCAACAAGGAGAGCCTTGTTACCGGCGGTCACCTGGTAACCGATGCGGTCAAACGCAACGGTGTGCACCTTTTGCCGGTGGACAGTGAGCACAGTGCCATCTTCCAGTGTCTGCAGGATGCCCACAGCGCCAAAACGCTGGAGAAAATTTTGCTGACAGCGTCGGGCGGCCCGTTCTTCGGCATGACCACCGAGGAACTGCGCGGCAAGACCAAGGCGGATGCGCTGCGCCATCCCAACTGGAACATGGGAGCTAAAATTACCATCGACTCGGCGACGTTGATGAACAAAGGTCTGGAACTGATTGAAGCGGCATGGCTGTTCGGCCTGCCGGAAGACAAGATCCAGATTGTCGTTCAGCGCGAGAGCATCATTCATTCGGCGGTTCAGTTTGCCGATCATTCCATCATTGCCCAGCTGGGCGTGCCGGATATGCGCATCCCCATCCAGTATGCCCTGACCTGGCCGGAGCGCCTGCCCAGCCCGGTCCCGGAGCTGGATTTTACAGCGCTGACCAAGTTGAGCATTGCCACGGCGGATGAGGAAACTTTCCGCTGCCTGGCCGCCTGCAAAAAGGCCATCCGTAAGGGAGGTCTTGCACCCTGTGCGGCAAACGGCGCCAATGAGGCGGCGGTTGCCCATTTCCTGCGGGACGAGATCGGATTTCTGGATATCGGCCGCCTGGTGGAAGGCATGGTGGACAGCGACAGCTTCGGCGGTGACTACACCCTGGCTGACGTACATGAATGTGACCGGATGGCCCGCGCGTATGTGGAAGCCCATATTTGAGATTTGAGAGGTGCCTATGACTGCATTGCTGACCGGGCTGGTATCCCTGCTCGTGTTCGGGGTTGTCATTTTGGTGCATGAGCTGGGCCATTTTTGGGCGGCCCGGCATTGCGGCATCCGGGTGGAGGAATTTTCCATCGGATTTGGCCCAAAGCTGTTTGCCTGGAACCGCGGCGGAACCCGGTATACATTGCGGCTGATCCCGCTGGGCGGGTACAATCTTTTTGCCACGCCGCCGGATCCAGATGAGGACGGGGAAGAAATACTTCCGGTTCGTCCGCCGGAACGGAAGAAAACGCTGTTCCCGGTAACGGTGCGCGGTCTGGAATTCGAGCAGGCCGGAGCCTGGCAGCGCTTCTTTGTGACGCTGTGGGGAGCAGTGATGAATTTTCTGCTCGGGCTGATCGTTCTGCTTGTGTTGGTTTTCAGCATGGCGAATCTGGGCGGTACTACCATCGCTCAGTTCGTGGATGGCGCTTCCAGCAGCCAGACCGGGCTTGAGCTGGGGGATACCGTTGTGGCTGTGGACGGTAACCGGGTGCGCACCGCCAATTCCCTGGCACAATTGTTTGACGGGACATCAAAACAGCATACGATGACGGTGCTGCGCCAGGGAGAAATCGTAACGCTCCATGATGTGACGGTGGCCCCCACTACCGATGAAAACGGCAACGTCATCAGCGGTGTGGATTTCCGCGTGGCGGCGGTGCCCAAGACGCTGCGCAATGTGCTGGTACAAACCGGGGAATTCTTTCAGTATTACAGTACAGCCATTCTTGGAGGTTTCTGGGAACTGGCTACCGGACGGGTCGGCGTCGACCAGCTATCCGGCCCCATCGGTACGGTTTCAGCGGTCAGCCAGGCGGTACAGTACGGCTGGCGGGACGTTCTTTCCCTGATGGCTCTTCTGACCATCAACGTGGGAATTTTCAACCTGCTGCCCATTCCCGCTCTGGACGGCTGCAAACTGTTGTTTTTGTTGTTTGAAGGCCTGACGGGACATGCAGTGCCCCAGCGCTTTCAGATCGCGGTCAATACCGCGGGAATGGTCCTGCTTCTGTGGCTGATGCTGCTGGTGACGATGCAGGATATTACCAGGATTTTATAAGGAGGAGCAGCTATGACGCGCCAACTGAAACGAGAAGTCAAGATCGGAAACATTACCATCGGCGGCACCCATCCCATCACCGTACAGACGATGCTCAACGTTCCGGTCAAGGATATTGCGGGCAATGTGGCCCAGGCCAAGCGGGTGGCGGCAGCCGGCTGCCAGATCGTTCGTGTTACCGTGCCTACGCCTGCCGATGCGGCGGTGGTTTCTGCCATTAAGGAAGCGGTGGATATCCCCGTGGTGGCGGACATCCATTTTGATTACCGCGCCGCATTGGCCGCCTTGGATGCCGGGGCCGACAAGATCCGCATCAACCCCGGCAACATCGGCGATGATGACCGGGTCAAGGCGGTGGCGGATGCCTGCAATGCCAAAAATGTGCCCATCCGGATCGGTGTCAACGGCGGCAGCCTGGAAAAGCATATCCTTGCCAAGTATGGCGCTCCGGTGCCGGAGGCTATGGTGGAAAGTGCACTGTATCATGTGCGCCTGCTGGAAAAACACGATTTTGACAACATTGTCATCTCCATCAAATCCAGCAATGTCCCCCGTATGATGGCAGCCTATCGAATGCTGTCGGCGCAGACGGACTACCCGCTCCACGTGGGTGTGACCGAGGCGGGCGGCAACCGTATGGGGCTCATCAAGTCCGGCATGGGCATTGGGGGACTGCTGCTGGAAGGTATCGGCGATACGCTGCGTGTTTCGCTGACGGAGGATCCGGAAAATGAGGTCTACGCCGGATATGATATCCTGCGGGCGGTGGGCTATGCTGTGGCAGGGCCTGAGATCATCAGCTGCCCCACCTGCGGCCGGACCCAGTATCCGATGATCGAGATTGCCAACGAGGTGGAGCGCCGTCTGCGTGACGAAGGATTCAAGAAGCCTCTGAAAATTGCCATTATGGGTTGTGTGGTCAACGGTCCCGGCGAAGCATCCGATGCGGACATCGGTATTGCCGGCGGCAAGGATGAGGCCCTGCTCTTTATCCGCGGAGAAAAAGTCCGCATGCTGAAAGGGGATATCGTCGGTCAGTTCATTGACGAAATCCATAAACTGTGAGCTGCTGAAGTGCCGGAAAGGAGCCGGTCCGTCATGGAGACTCTGGTGGAGATCATCGGCACGATCCTGTTGGAAGTCCTGCAGGCAATCTGGCCGCCCATTCTGGCCATTGTCAACGGCGCGCTGGTTCTTTTTCTGGGGTTGGCGAGCTATCTTTACTATGCCGCGGACCAGCCCTTCCGGGCCGGTGGCAGTCTGGCTGCGGCCATCCTGTTTCTGGTCGTTTTCATCGCGGGATTCAAAACGGGCGTTTATAAGCGGTGTGCTGCCCAAAAACGGCAGAACGGACGCCGGAAATGATGCAAGGACTTTTGCTTATTCAGTTGCAAAGGAGCTATTTTGAAACCACTTGTTACCCAGGTCTGGCCGCAGTTTACGGCGGACCAGCAGTTCTGCAACGCCTTCGGCAGCGTACTGGTTGAGCGCGTGGAACTGCACCGTACCAAACGTCAGGTTGTTATCTGCCTGCGCAGTGCCGAACCTCTGGACCAGGCGCTGTGCGGGCGCCTTTGTGCATCCCTGCAGGAAGTATTTGCAGGGTATGAGCTGCATCTTCGCAATTATTTTTCCTATCCGAATATTACGCCGGAATCGGTCTGCCTGATGATCGAGGAACTGAAAGAAAAAGGCATGCCGGTCAATGGCTTTTTGGACAAGAACCAGCCGGTGGTGTTTGGCGAAGACGGAATTACCATCCGGGTGAACGCGGGACGTACCATTCTGGAAAGCGTGGAATTGCCCCGGGTATTGGCGGAGCTGATTCAGGAGCGCACGGGTTCACTGCCGATTGTGCGCCTGGCCGATACCGGCAACGCCCGCACCGAGGAAGAATTCGAGCAGTATCTGCAGGAAAAGACGCCGGTGGTCAAATTCGAGGCCAAGGAAACGCCGCCTGATTTCACCATTGAAGGTCTGTCCCTGTCCAACAAACCGGTCAAAGTATTCTACGGCAAGAATTTCAAACCTGCCGAGACCCGTCGTCTCAACGATCTGGGCGACGGCGGCAAGGTGGTGGTCTGGGGCGACGTCTTTGCCACCGAAGTCAAAGGCAGCCGCCGCAAGATCTATTTTACTTCCATCACCGACTATACCGGGTCGGTCAACCTCAAGATCCTGGGCGACGAAGATGCCGACATGTCCAAGTGGGAAGGGCTCAAGCCCGGCACCACGCTGATTGTCCGCGGCAATTATATGTACGACAAGTATGAGCATGATTTTGTCATCATGCCCTACGATGTGCTGCAGGTGGAGCGGGAACCCCGCCAGGACACCGCTCCCGACGGACAGAAGCGGGTGGAACTGCATCTGCATACCAAGTCCAGTTCCATGGACGGCTTCAACGATCCCGGCAAGATTGTGCGCCTGGCCCACCGGATGGGGCACCGTGCCATTGCCATCACCGACCACGGTGTCTGCCAGGGGTATCCCGAAGCGATGCTGGCGACCGACGATATTCACAAAAACGACCCGAATTTCAAGCTGATCTACGGCTGTGAAGCGTACTTTGTGGACGATATGATTCCGGCCGTTTATGGCAAGGCACAGATGCCGCTGTCCGGGTCTTTTGTGGTGTTTGATACCGAGACCACAGGCCTGGACTCCAACGTGGAGGCGTTGACCGAGATCGGTGCCGTCTACGTGGAAAACGGCAAGATCAACGAGGAAAAGAAGTTCTGCACCTTTGTGAATCCCGGTAAGCCCATTCCTCAGAAGGTTGTGGAACTGACCGGTATCAACGATGCCATGGTGGCCGATGCACCCACGCCTGAGGAAGCCATCCGTGCATTCAAGGAATTCTGTGGGGACCATGTACTGGTAGCGCATAATGCCCACAGCTTTGATATGCTCTTCATCCGCAAGGCGGGGGAGAAGGCGGGCATCAGCTTTGACGAAAACACCTATATTGATACGTTGCCCATGGGCCAGGCGCTGTTCCCGGGCCTGCGCAACTATAAGCTGGACACCATCAACAAGCACTTGGAAATTCCGCCTTTTAACCATCACCGGGCGGTGGACGATGCCATGGCCCTGGCACGGATTTTTGAGGTCATGCTCAATGACCTGCAGGAAAAGGACATCCCCACCGTGGAAGCCATCAACACCGGTCTGGGCGGCAACAAGGAAGTTCTGAAAAAGAAATACTATCACCTGATCATTCTGGTGCAGAACCAGGTTGGCCTGAAAAATCTGTATCGGATTGTCAGCGCGGCGCATACCCAGTATTTCTTTAAAAAGCCCCGCGTGCCGCGCAGCCTGCTGAACAAATACCGCGAGGGCCTGCTGCTCTCGCCGGCCTGTGAAGCAGGCGAACTTTACAGGGCAATTGTGGCCGGACAGCCCTATGAGCAGCTGCTGCGCATTGCCGATTACTACGATTATCTGGAAGTGCAGCCGCTGGGCAACAACGAGTTCATGGTCCGCAACGGCCAGGTGGACTCTATCGAGGCCATCAAAAACTTTAACCGAACCGTGATCAAACTGGGCGAGGATCTGCACAAGCCGGTGGTGGCCACGGGAGACTCCCACTTCCAGGAGCCGGAGGACTGGATCTACCGTGCTGTGCTGCAAGCGGGCAATGGCTTCAAGGATGCCGACAACCAGGCGCCGCTGTACTACCACACCACTACAGAAATGCTGGAGGACTTCAGCTATCTGCCCCAGGACAAGGCCTTTGAAATCGTTGTCACCAACCCCAACAAGATTGCGGCTACCATCGACAACAATCTGCGGGCTATCCCCAAGGGCACCTACCCGCCCAGCATCCCGGGCGCCGAGCAGGAACTGCGCGACGATACCTGGAAACATGCAGCCAGGGATTACGGCACGCCGCTGCCCGATGTGCTGCAAAAACGTCTGAAGAAGGAACTGGACTCTATCTGTGGCCACGGTTACGCGGTTCTGTATGTCATTGCTGTGCGTCTGGTGGCCTACTCCAATGCGGGCGGTTACCAGGTTGGCAGCCGTGGTTCCGTCGGCTCGTCGGCGGTTGCCCACTTCTCCGGTATTTCCGAAGTCAACTCCATGCCGCCTCATTATCTGTGCCCTGAATGCAAGCACAGCGAGTGGATTGATGACGGTATCCATATGGACGGTTTCGACCTGCCCGATAAAAACTGCCCGGTCTGTGGGCATAAGATGATCGTGGAAGGACACGACATTCCCTTCGAAACCTTCCTGGGGTTCTATGGTGACAAGGAACCGGATATCGACCTGAACTTCTCGGGTATGTATCAGTCTCATGTCCATCGCTACACGGAGGAACTCTTCGGCAAGGAAAACGTCTTCAAGGCCGGTACGGTTTCCGGTCTGCAGGATAAGACGGCCTATGGCTATGTCAAAAAGTATCTGGAGGAGCGTGGAAAGACCGTCAACCGTGCGGAGGAAAACCGCCTGGTTATCGGCTGCACCGGCGTCAAACGCACCACGGGCCAGCATCCCGGCGGCATGGTCGTTGTGCCCGATACGTTTGATATCTATGACTTTTGTGCCATCCAGCATCCGGCGGACGACGTCAAGGGCGGCCTGCTGACCACCCACTTCGAATTCAAATATCTGCACGATACGCTGCTCAAGCTGGATGAGCTGGGCCACGATGTGCCTACGTTCTATAAATACTTTGAGGAATATTCCGGTATCCCCATCGACTCGGTGCCGATGAACGACGAGAAGGTGTACAGCCTGCTCACCAGCCCGGAGGCGCTGGGGGTGACGGAGGAACAGATCGGTTCCAAGACCGGTACCTTTGGAATTCCCGAGATGGGCACCAACTTCGTGCGCCAGATGCTGCTGGATGCACAGCCTAAGAATTTCTCGGAACTGATCCAGATTTCGGGGCTGTCCCATGGTACCGACGTTTGGACCAACAACGCCGACGAACTGATCCGTTCGGGCACCTGCACCATCGCGGAAGTGATCGGCTGCCGTGACAGTATCATGTTGTATCTGCTGCGCAAAGGCCTGGAACCCAAAATGGCTTTCGATATTATGGAGGCCGTGCGTAAAGGCAAGGTGGCCAAAGGTGGTTTCCAGCCGGGCTGGGAGGAAGCTATGCGGGAACACGACGTGCCGGACTGGTACATCGAATCCTGCCGCAAGATCAAATATATGTTCCCCAAAGCCCATGCGGTGGCCTACCTGATGGCGGCCATCCGACTGATGTGGTTCAAAGTCTATCATCCGGCCATCTTCTACGCAGTGTACTTCACGGTGCGCGGCGCGGATATCGACTACGAAGCGGCCGTGGGCGGCGTGCGGGTGGCCAAGGAGCATCTGCGGGACAACGAGCGCATCCCCAAGGAGGAGCGCACCGCCAAGGATGACGATGCGCTGGTCAGCCTGCAGTTGGAAAATGAAATGCTGCAGCGCGGTTGTCAGTTCCTGCCCATCGAACTGGGCAAGAGCCATGCCAGCAAATACGTGGTGGAGGACGGCAAAGTCCGTCTGCCGTTTACGTCGCTGCGCGGCCTGGGTGAAGCGGCTGCTGTGGCGCTGGAGGAAGCTACGATCCACGGTCAGGAGTATATCTCCATCGAGGAACTGCAGCAGGCCAGTGGCGTGGCAAGCTCGGTGTTTGACAAACTTCGCTCGGTGGGCGCCCTGGGCAACCTGCCGGAAACCAGTCAGGTGGACCTTTTCAGCCTGATGTAATATGGGAAAGAACGGCAAATAAATCGCAAAAAAAGCTTGCACCATCGGCATATCTGTGTTATACTATACCCCGCATGAGAAGTTAAAGGAGTGCTATTCAATGAACTGGTATGAGATCGCTCTCGGCTGCGTTCTGATTGCAGTGTCGCTTTTGATCATCGTTTTCACCCTTGCGCAGGAGCAGAAGGGCCAGGGCCTCTCTGCCGCAATCATGGGCGAGAACACCCACATGGCGGCCGGCCGTGAGCGCGGCATCGACGCCAAGCTCGCCAAATGGACCAAGGTCTTTGGCGGTGTGTTCTTTGTGGTGGTGCTGGTTGTCTGCGTACTCAGCGCCCGCCTGTAATCGGAGAAACAGCAATCACAAAACAAAAGGGTCCGCCAAGCGCGAAGAAGTCTCTGCGCCCCGGCGGGCCGTTTTTTGTGGGAAAGTGGCGGGACGAGTCCCGCAGTTGGAAGGGCTGCACCGGACGGTGCGGCGACGTAAATTAAAGGAGCAAGTATGACACCGTTACAAAAAAGTATCCTGTCTGCTGTCAAGCGCCGTCCCATGACGCTGCGCGAGCTGCAGAACAACCTGCAGGTGGACAATTCCCGCCTGCGTACCACCGTGTCGGCTATGGTGGCCACGGGTGAGCTGTCGATGCGCAATGGCACCTATGTGCCGGGCTTTGCCACCTATCAGAATGACGCCAATCCCAACACGATTCCCTGCACGCTGGTCAAGCTGGCGGCCCGGTTTGGCTTTGCCAGCCGGGATGATGGGCAGGGAGATATCTTTATCCCGGGCCGGGCGCTGCACGGCGCCATGCCCCAGGATAAGATCGACGTCAAGCTCTTCGAGCATCCCCGTGTGGAGGGCTCTTCCGAAGGCGAGGTGGTGGAGGTCAAGGTCCCCAACAACCGTTTTGCCGGTACGGTTTGTCTGGCTGATGATGGCCGTCTGGCGGTGGAACCCGACGGATGCCGGGATGTGAAGTTCCTGCTGGCCAAGCAGGGGAGTGAAGGCGTGCATATCGGCGACAAGGTCGGTATTCTGATCACCCACCGCGGACCGCGTCACAGCGATCACCGCGCTGCGGTGGTGGAAAAATTCGGCTCCTCCGACCGTGCCGCAGAGTGTGCCAAGGCCATTCTCTACGGCCGCAATGTGCGGCAGGAATTCCCGCCGGAGGTGCTGGCGGAAGCGTACGCTTACGATAATGCGGTCATTGATCCCACCGAGGCGGCCCGTCGGATGGACCTGCGGGGCATTCCCATCTTTACCATTGACTCGGCCGAGACCAAGGATATCGACGACGCCATCAGTCTGCAGAAACTGGAGGACGGTGGCTATGAGCTGGGCGTGCATATCGCAGATGTCAGCCATTATGTCCGCCCGGGCTCGGCGCTGGACAACGAGGCTTTTGAGCGTGCTACGAGTATCTATTACGCCGATAAGGTCATCCCGATGCTGCCGACCCAGCTTTCCAACGGTATTTGCTCGTTGAATCCCGCGGAGGACCGTCTGGCTTTTTCCTGCTTGATGCGCCTGGACGGGGAAGGCAATATTCACAGCTATCATTTTGTGAAAACGGTTATCCGCAGCCGCGTGAAGGGCGTTTATAAGGAGATCAACGCGCTCCTCGAACCTGAAGAAGGGGCAGATCTGACGGAGCTGAAAGATAAGTACGCGGATGTGCTTGAGCAGCTCCCGGTGATGGACGAGCTCTATCGCAAGCGCCTGGAACTGCGCCGCAAGCGGGGAGCGATGGAGATCGAATCCGACGAGGCAAAACTGATTATCGATCCGGAGAGCGGCCGCTGCGTGGACATCGTCAAGCGGGGCCGTGGCACGTCGGAGTGCATGATCGAGGAATTTATGCTGTTGGCGAACCAGTGCGCCGCCAATGCCGGCCGCACCAACAAGGTGCCCTTTGTCTACCGCGTGCATGAGGCACCCGATGCCGAAAAGATGGAAAAACTGTCGGCCACGCTGTTGGCCTGCGGTCTGAACGCCAAGTTCAAGAATCCCATCCCCACCCAGTTGGAGTTGGCGGCGCTGCTGGATGAAACCCGTGGTCAGCCCATCCAGACGCCGGTGCACACCGGTATCCTGCGCAGCATGCAGAAGGCCCGCTATGCCCCGCAGCCCCTTGGCCATTACGGTCTGGTGCTGGCGGACTATGCGCACTTTACCAGCCCCATCCGCCGTTACCCTGACCTGGCGATTCATCGCATCCTGAGCGAGATGCTGCTGGGAGCCTCTTCGGAGCGCATCGGCAAGGACTTCAACGAGTTCGCACAGAAAGCCAGCGAGCAGTCCAGCCGGAAAGAGGTGGATGCTGTGCGTATCGAGCGCGATGTGGAAGACCTTTACAAGGCTGAATATATGCATGAACACCTGGGCGAAGTGTATACCGGCACGGTGGCCGGTATCACGCCCCGCGGTGTCTTTGTGGAGCTGGAAAACACCGTGGAAGGCTTTGTGCCGGCGGCGCAGCTTTGCAAAGGTGAGGCTCAGGTTGTGGACGGCGTCAGCATGCTGGATCCGCTTACCGGCCGCAGCTGGATGCTGGGCACTTCCATGAAGATCCGTGTGGCGGCGTCCGATGTGGCGCTGGGCCGTATCGACTTCGAGTATATGGTGGAGTAATCCTGGAAAAATAAATGGCCCGCCTGGGAGTTTCCCGGGCGGGCTATTTTGCTGGGCAAATAAAACAAAAATAAAAAAGCACCCACAGCCAAAACCGTTGGTGCTTCTTTATGGCGGAAAGAGAGGGATTCGAACCCTCGAGGGCTTTAGGGGCCCTACACGATTTCCAGTCGTGCGCCTTAGACCAGCTCAGCCATCTTTCCACAGCAGTCGTCTGACTGCATGGGCTATTATAGCAATTTATGGGGGAGATGTCAAGTACAAAATCAAAAAAAGTTTTTTCGTCAATATTCACAAAGAAAATCAGCAAAACCAACAAAAAGGCCGGAAGCTATTGCAACCATCCTTCCAAAAATGTTAAAACTATAACTAAGTTCGGTTTTATATAGATCTGGAAGAAGTGGGGGTTATTATGTATTCGGTTTTTCGGGATCTGGCGATCATCATCCTCAGCGCCAAGTTTTTTGCACTGGTGGCGCGGAAATGCAAAGCGCCTCAGGTGGTAGGTGAGATCATTGCGGGACTTCTCATCGGACCTTGCCTTTTCAACCTGGTGCAGAGCAATGATACAATCTCTGTATTTGCCGAGATCGGCGTTGTTTTGCTGATGTTCACCACCGGCCTTGGCACCAACCTCAAGGAACTGCTGCGGGCGGGACCTATTGCAACGCTGATTGCCTGTGTGGGTGTGGCGGTGCCTCTGGCAGGCGGCACGCTGCTGTACAGCCTGTTTTACGGTTTTGCTGCCGTTGGTACGGTGGAGTTTTACCGGGCGTTGTTTATCGGCACCATCATGACGGCCACCAGCGTCTCCATCACGGTGGCGACGCTGCAGGAACTGGGACATCTGAAAAGTTTTCTGGGCACAACCATTGTCAGCGCGGCGGTTATCGATGATGTCATCGGCATTGTGGTGCTGACCTGCGTTATCGGCGCCAGCTCCGGCGAGGGAACCGGCCTTGGACAAGTGCTGCTGAACACCGTCCTCTTCTTTGTGGTGGCCATTGTGGTCGGTATTGTGATCCACTACGCGATGCAGTGGCTGGACAAGCGCAACCCGCACACCCAGCGAATCACCATTGTCAGCCTCGCGTTTTGCTTTGCCATGGCATATGTGGCGGAACAGTATTTCGGCATCGCGGATATTACCGGCGCATATATTGCCGGTATCGTGCTCTGCACCATGGAGGATGCGTCCTATGTGGAGCGCCGTGTGGATATCAGTAACTATGTGATTTTCGCACCGGTCTTCTTTGCCAGTATCGGCCTGAAAACCGATATCAGCGGTCTGACGCCGGACATCCTGCTGTTCTGCG encodes the following:
- a CDS encoding PolC-type DNA polymerase III, whose amino-acid sequence is MKPLVTQVWPQFTADQQFCNAFGSVLVERVELHRTKRQVVICLRSAEPLDQALCGRLCASLQEVFAGYELHLRNYFSYPNITPESVCLMIEELKEKGMPVNGFLDKNQPVVFGEDGITIRVNAGRTILESVELPRVLAELIQERTGSLPIVRLADTGNARTEEEFEQYLQEKTPVVKFEAKETPPDFTIEGLSLSNKPVKVFYGKNFKPAETRRLNDLGDGGKVVVWGDVFATEVKGSRRKIYFTSITDYTGSVNLKILGDEDADMSKWEGLKPGTTLIVRGNYMYDKYEHDFVIMPYDVLQVEREPRQDTAPDGQKRVELHLHTKSSSMDGFNDPGKIVRLAHRMGHRAIAITDHGVCQGYPEAMLATDDIHKNDPNFKLIYGCEAYFVDDMIPAVYGKAQMPLSGSFVVFDTETTGLDSNVEALTEIGAVYVENGKINEEKKFCTFVNPGKPIPQKVVELTGINDAMVADAPTPEEAIRAFKEFCGDHVLVAHNAHSFDMLFIRKAGEKAGISFDENTYIDTLPMGQALFPGLRNYKLDTINKHLEIPPFNHHRAVDDAMALARIFEVMLNDLQEKDIPTVEAINTGLGGNKEVLKKKYYHLIILVQNQVGLKNLYRIVSAAHTQYFFKKPRVPRSLLNKYREGLLLSPACEAGELYRAIVAGQPYEQLLRIADYYDYLEVQPLGNNEFMVRNGQVDSIEAIKNFNRTVIKLGEDLHKPVVATGDSHFQEPEDWIYRAVLQAGNGFKDADNQAPLYYHTTTEMLEDFSYLPQDKAFEIVVTNPNKIAATIDNNLRAIPKGTYPPSIPGAEQELRDDTWKHAARDYGTPLPDVLQKRLKKELDSICGHGYAVLYVIAVRLVAYSNAGGYQVGSRGSVGSSAVAHFSGISEVNSMPPHYLCPECKHSEWIDDGIHMDGFDLPDKNCPVCGHKMIVEGHDIPFETFLGFYGDKEPDIDLNFSGMYQSHVHRYTEELFGKENVFKAGTVSGLQDKTAYGYVKKYLEERGKTVNRAEENRLVIGCTGVKRTTGQHPGGMVVVPDTFDIYDFCAIQHPADDVKGGLLTTHFEFKYLHDTLLKLDELGHDVPTFYKYFEEYSGIPIDSVPMNDEKVYSLLTSPEALGVTEEQIGSKTGTFGIPEMGTNFVRQMLLDAQPKNFSELIQISGLSHGTDVWTNNADELIRSGTCTIAEVIGCRDSIMLYLLRKGLEPKMAFDIMEAVRKGKVAKGGFQPGWEEAMREHDVPDWYIESCRKIKYMFPKAHAVAYLMAAIRLMWFKVYHPAIFYAVYFTVRGADIDYEAAVGGVRVAKEHLRDNERIPKEERTAKDDDALVSLQLENEMLQRGCQFLPIELGKSHASKYVVEDGKVRLPFTSLRGLGEAAAVALEEATIHGQEYISIEELQQASGVASSVFDKLRSVGALGNLPETSQVDLFSLM
- the secG gene encoding preprotein translocase subunit SecG, producing the protein MNWYEIALGCVLIAVSLLIIVFTLAQEQKGQGLSAAIMGENTHMAAGRERGIDAKLAKWTKVFGGVFFVVVLVVCVLSARL